The following are from one region of the Pocillopora verrucosa isolate sample1 chromosome 3, ASM3666991v2, whole genome shotgun sequence genome:
- the LOC131777152 gene encoding microfibril-associated glycoprotein 4-like — protein sequence MQFKFSLQPIISILYIFLGIILPSCFCCTDDGSRHIKFKDPIPNMAMKIHVIKIAEVPNEGSCKVMCFMEPNCVSINVGPVVGGNQKCELNNATEENAPFLLVKNLSYTYLAIENPCSSSPCLNSGTCQAGFTYKGFRCVCRERFTGETCQVEVKRNCAEIYKSGKRRDGVYTIKPDNLPAFDVFCDQTTAGGGWAVFQKRLNGSVDFYRCWNDYKHGFGDLKSEFWLGLDKIHRLTSDNNSMLRVDLEDFEGNTRYAEYNMFGVMSEKDKYKLLLGSYSGTSGDSLAVHRGMPFTTRDQDNDNKGGHNCAIQYKGAWWYNTCHKANLNGLYRRGHHSSYADGVNWFHWKGHHYSLKRTEMKIRPVDF from the exons atgcagttcaagttttctcttcaaccGATCATTAGTATTCTCTATATCTTCCTTGGAATTATTCTCCCATCATGCTTCTGTTGCACCG ACGACGGTAGTCGACACATCAAATTCAAGGACCCAATACCGAACATGGCCATGAAAATTCATGTGATCAAAATTGCAGAGGTGCCAAACGAAGGGAGCTGCAAAGTAATGTGTTTtatggagcctaattgtgtgtccatcaatgttGGACCTGTTGtaggaggaaaccaaaaatgcgagttgaataacgccacagAGGAAAATGCTCCATTTCTTCTCGTGAAAAATCTGAgttacacatatcttgcaatcgag aatccatgcagcagcagcccatgcttaaacagtggcacctgtcaagctggattcacctacaaaggttttcgttgtgttTGTCGGGAAAGATTCACTGGAGAAACCTGCCAAGTTGAAG TCAAAAGGAACTGCGCAGAAATCTACAAATCGGGTAAACGAAGGGACGGCGTGTACACCATcaaacctgataatttgcctgcctttgatgtattttgtgaccaaacaacagccgGTGGTGGGTGGGCAGTGTTCCAGAAAAGACTgaacggctcggttgatttctaccgctGCTGGAATGACTACAAACATGGTTTTGGTgacctgaaaagtgaattttggttgggactggacaagattcaccggctgacctcagataataacagcatgctgcgtgtggacttggaagactttgaagggaacacTCGATATGCTGAGTATAACatgtttggtgttatgagtgagaaagacaagtacaagctgctccttggttcttattcag GAACTTCTGGTGACTCTCTTGCTGTGCATCGCGGTATGCCGTTCACCACTagagatcaagataatgacaataaGGGAGGTCACAACTGCGCCATTCAGtacaaaggagcctggtggtacaacACTTGTCACAAAGCGAATCTCAATGGTTTATATCGTCGTGGCCATCACTCCTCCTATGCTGATGGAGTGAACTGGTTTCACTGGAAAGGACATCATTACTCTCTAaagagaaccgagatgaaaataagaccagtaGATTTCTGA